The following are encoded together in the Deinococcota bacterium genome:
- a CDS encoding M20/M25/M40 family metallo-hydrolase — translation MPSLLERLQELTAIDAVSGQERPLVRHLMESLGPVCDSVETDSVGNVYAVRKGATDGPTLMIAAHSDEIGLVVSSITPSGFLRFEKVGGVLDNLLAARLVRVGGQLGVIGMKAGHYQSAEERSRVKPHSEMYIDIGAASAEEVAQRGVEIGDPVAFVSPLTSLGGSLVAGKAIDNRLGCALLARLIEEVSPPAGTLVAAFTSQEEVGLKGAGVASFRLRPTLGLALDTMPSGDTPDMNAELNVRLGAGPCIQVLAGQGGRGFLLPPTVKEFLTRTARDAGVAYQLVTFTGGNNDAATIGWAAEGVPAGSICLPRRYAHSPLEVADLRDAEASYELLNAVVKRMDRFPLLSFLGD, via the coding sequence ATGCCCAGCCTGCTGGAACGCCTTCAAGAGCTCACCGCCATTGACGCCGTCTCCGGCCAGGAGCGGCCGCTGGTGAGACACCTCATGGAGAGCTTGGGGCCTGTCTGCGACAGCGTCGAGACCGACAGCGTCGGCAACGTCTACGCGGTCCGCAAGGGAGCCACCGACGGTCCCACGCTGATGATCGCCGCTCACAGCGACGAGATCGGCCTGGTGGTCAGCAGCATAACGCCGAGCGGCTTCCTCCGCTTCGAGAAGGTCGGCGGCGTCCTCGATAACCTCTTGGCCGCGCGGCTGGTCAGGGTGGGAGGCCAACTCGGGGTGATCGGCATGAAGGCCGGCCACTACCAGAGCGCCGAGGAGCGCAGCCGGGTCAAGCCCCACAGCGAGATGTACATCGACATCGGCGCCGCCTCCGCCGAGGAGGTCGCCCAAAGGGGCGTCGAGATCGGTGACCCCGTCGCCTTCGTCAGCCCCCTCACCAGCCTCGGCGGCTCGCTGGTGGCGGGCAAGGCCATTGACAACCGCCTCGGCTGTGCCTTGCTGGCTAGGCTGATCGAGGAGGTGAGCCCTCCGGCCGGTACCCTCGTCGCGGCCTTTACCTCGCAAGAGGAGGTGGGGCTGAAGGGCGCGGGGGTGGCGAGCTTTCGCCTGCGCCCGACCCTGGGGCTGGCGCTCGACACCATGCCAAGCGGCGACACGCCGGACATGAACGCGGAGCTGAACGTCAGGCTGGGCGCCGGACCCTGTATCCAGGTCCTGGCTGGCCAGGGCGGCAGGGGCTTTCTTTTGCCGCCCACCGTCAAGGAGTTCTTGACCCGCACGGCCCGCGACGCGGGCGTCGCCTATCAGCTCGTCACCTTCACTGGCGGTAACAACGACGCGGCGACCATCGGCTGGGCAGCGGAGGGAGTCCCGGCCGGCTCGATCTGCCTGCCCCGGCGCTACGCCCACTCACCGCTCGAGGTCGCGGACCTGCGCGACGCCGAGGCGAGTTATGAGCTGCTAAACGCCGTCGTCAAAAGGATGGATCGCTTTCCGCTCTTGAGCTTTTTGGGAGACTGA
- a CDS encoding AbrB/MazE/SpoVT family DNA-binding domain-containing protein, translating into MGTRATITSKGQITIPQEVRQRLGLKQGDQIEFVTENGVTVMKPARREANPFEPYRGVLSHFESKDEVNAWLGDLRDDA; encoded by the coding sequence ATGGGTACACGAGCTACCATCACCAGCAAGGGGCAGATCACCATCCCGCAGGAGGTCCGGCAGCGGCTGGGCCTCAAGCAGGGCGATCAGATCGAATTCGTGACCGAGAACGGGGTGACGGTCATGAAACCCGCTAGGCGAGAGGCCAATCCGTTCGAGCCGTACCGGGGCGTCCTCAGTCACTTCGAGAGCAAAGACGAGGTGAACGCCTGGCTAGGCGATCTGCGGGACGACGCCTAG
- a CDS encoding type II toxin-antitoxin system VapC family toxin, with product MLTAVDTNVISALWSQEHAATGMTDLLFSARQEGGLVVCAPVYAELMAYPRATKAFVDAFLEATGIEVHVNLSRGIWERVGEAFSAYAQRRRKDRAGQPKRLLVDFIVGAHALLAADRLLTLDPKRYRTAYPELMLSPTDAAV from the coding sequence GTGCTCACGGCAGTAGACACGAACGTCATCAGCGCGCTGTGGTCCCAGGAGCACGCGGCGACGGGGATGACAGACCTGCTCTTCTCAGCTAGGCAGGAGGGCGGGCTCGTCGTCTGCGCCCCGGTCTACGCCGAGCTGATGGCTTACCCGCGAGCCACCAAGGCGTTTGTCGATGCTTTCCTCGAGGCCACAGGGATTGAGGTTCACGTCAACCTCTCGAGAGGAATCTGGGAACGGGTAGGGGAGGCCTTCAGCGCCTACGCTCAGCGCCGTCGGAAGGACAGGGCCGGGCAACCTAAGCGGCTCCTGGTGGATTTCATCGTGGGGGCGCACGCTTTGCTTGCCGCTGACCGGCTCCTGACCCTCGATCCCAAGCGCTACCGCACAGCCTACCCGGAGCTGATGCTGTCGCCTACGGACGCCGCCGTGTAG
- a CDS encoding TerC family protein encodes MEWLLSPEVLVALLTLTVLEIVLGIDNIIFISILAGKLPAEQQGRARMLGLGLAMFMRIALLFSLTWIMRLTAPLFAALGQEISGRDLILILGGLFLIAKSTHEIHNRLEAEEGHAETGVVASFGGVIVQILLLDIVFSLDSVITAVGLADELWVMVTAVVVAVGVMMLSAGVISDFVNRHPTVKMLALSFLLLIGLSLLLEGFEQHIPKGYIYFAMGFSVFVEMLNLRAKPKKVEPVELRKPYSGD; translated from the coding sequence ATGGAGTGGCTCCTTAGTCCCGAGGTTCTGGTCGCCCTTCTCACCCTGACGGTCCTGGAGATCGTCCTCGGCATCGACAACATCATCTTCATCTCGATCTTGGCGGGCAAGCTGCCCGCGGAGCAGCAGGGCCGCGCCCGCATGCTGGGCTTGGGCCTGGCGATGTTCATGCGCATCGCCTTGCTCTTTTCGCTCACCTGGATCATGCGGCTGACCGCGCCGCTCTTTGCGGCCCTAGGCCAGGAGATCTCCGGCCGCGACCTGATCCTTATCCTAGGCGGGCTCTTTCTCATCGCCAAGAGCACCCACGAGATCCACAACCGGCTCGAGGCCGAGGAGGGCCACGCGGAGACCGGGGTGGTGGCCTCGTTCGGCGGCGTGATCGTGCAGATCCTGCTCTTAGACATTGTCTTTTCGCTCGACTCGGTGATCACCGCGGTGGGCCTGGCCGATGAGCTCTGGGTGATGGTGACGGCGGTGGTCGTCGCCGTCGGCGTGATGATGCTCTCGGCGGGCGTCATCAGCGACTTCGTCAACCGTCACCCCACCGTCAAGATGCTGGCCCTCAGCTTCCTCTTGCTCATCGGCCTCTCGCTCCTGCTCGAGGGCTTCGAGCAGCACATCCCCAAGGGCTATATCTACTTCGCCATGGGCTTTTCGGTCTTCGTCGAGATGCTCAACCTGCGCGCCAAGCCCAAGAAGGTCGAGCCGGTCGAGCTGCGCAAGCCCTACAGCGGCGACTAG